One Peromyscus maniculatus bairdii isolate BWxNUB_F1_BW_parent chromosome 14, HU_Pman_BW_mat_3.1, whole genome shotgun sequence genomic window carries:
- the LOC143268525 gene encoding uncharacterized protein LOC143268525: MAMGMPETLAISTLNSGSFAWARVMFQFYVNYTARSHNGLDRFTVRNFLKSRHDQAQALPRGPLHSPGPTVRSIVSGKSQDVPEGKEGTAGPREGVLAQPSRSFLLPLHADPLATQGITPSPTLWGQTLTAPLCPELELDDDCAEAQDGELDGLWTTITVFISLFLLSVCYSATVTLYKVKWIFSSVVELKQTLAPDYRNMIGQGA, translated from the exons ATGGCCATGGGCATGCCAGAGACCCTGGCCATCTCTACACTCAACTCAGGCAGCTTTGCATGGGCTAG GGTCATGTTTCAGTTCTACGTGAATTATACAGCCCGTAGCCATAATGGTCTGGATCGCTTCACAGTGCGGAATTTTCTGAAGTCCAGGCATGACCAGGCACAGGCTCTGCCG AGAGGCCCCTTGCACAGTCCAGGTCCTACTGTCAGGTCCATTGTGTCTGGCAAATCTCAAGATGTCCCAGAGGGGAAAGAAGGGACAGCTGGCCCCAGGGAGGGTGTGCTGGCCCAGCCCAGCcggtcctttctcctccccctccatgCAGACCCACTTGCCACACAGGGAATCACTCCCAGCCCCACCTTGTGGGGACAAACACTGACTGCCCCTCTCTGTCCAGAGCTGGAACTGGATGACGACTGTGCTGAGGCCCAGGACGGGGAGCTGGACGGGCTCTGGACGACCATCACCGTCTTCATCAGCCTCTTCCTGCTCAGCGTGTGCTACAGTGCCACTGTCACCCTCTACAAG GTGAAGTGGATCTTCTCCTCCGTGGTGGAGCTGAAGCAGACACTGGCCCCTGACTACAGGAACATGATTGGGCAGGGGGCCTAG